The DNA sequence CGCGCTCCGCCACGGCCCCGACGCGTCGTCGGGCGGCGGGCCTGGTGGTCGCCACGGCGACGGTCACTGAGTCATCCTCTCCTCCATCCCCCTGCCTCCATGTCCACCACCCGCCGCCAGTTCCTCTCTCGTGCCGCCGTCGCAGGCGTCGCCCTCGGCGCCCCCTCGCTCCTCGCTGCCTGCGGCAGCGGCGACCCTCGCTCGGCCTCGGGCTGCGACGGCTACAGCGCGCTCACGCCCCAGGAGCTCCAGGCCCGCCAGGGGCTGAACTACGTCGACGCCTCGCCCAAGCCCGCCCAGCTCTGCTCCAACTGCATGCACTACACCGCTCCCGCCGAGGGCGCCTGCGGCGGGTGCAAGCTCTTCGCCGGGCCCGTCCTCGCGGGCGGCTACTGCACCGCCTGGGCCGCCCAGGCCAGCTAGACGTGAGCGACCGCTTCCAAACCGACGTGCTCGACAAAAGCCACGAGAAGCCCGTCCTCGTCGACTTCTGGGCGCCGTGGTGCGGCCCCTGCCGCGTGCTCGGTCCCACCCTCGAGCGCCTGGCGAAGGAGAGCCAGGGCCGCTGGCGGCTCGTGAAGGTCAACTCCGACCATCACCCCGACCTCGCGCGCCGCTACGGCGTCCGCGGCATCCCCGCCGTCAAGCTGTTCGTCGACGGGACCGTCGAGGCCGAGTTCACCGGCGCGATCCCCGAGCCCGCCCTCCGCAGATGGCTCGACGAGCACGTCCCCACTCCGTCGTGACCGCCCGCGCTGCCCTCGTCCTCCTCGTCCTCGCGGGCTGCGCCTCCGAGCCCTCGTCGCCCGCGGACGGGCCGCCTCCGACGGAGGCCCAGACGCCCGAAGAGGCCCGCGTCGAGGCGGCCGTCGCCGCCATCGACTCGATGCGCGCGGCGCGCGCGGCGTCCATCTCGCCGGACGAGACCGTCGACGCCGAGACGTTCGCTCGCGTGTGCAAGCCTGTCGGCATGCGCGCGCGCGCCCTCGCCGACTCCACCGGCTGGACCGTCCGCCAGGCCGCGATTCGTTTCCGCAACCCCGCCAACGCCGCCACGCCCGCCGAGGCCGCGCTCCACGAGCGGTTCGAGGCCGACCCCGCGCTCGCGCACGTCTGGGCCGACGCCCCCGGCGGGCGCCTCTACGCCCGCCGGATCACCGTCACGGCCGGGTGCGCCGCCTGCCATGGGCCCCGCGACGACCGCCCCGCCTTCGTTGCCGAGCGCTACCCCGACGACCGCGCCTACGGCTTCCAGCCCGGCGACCTGCGCGGCGTCTACGCCGTCTTCGTCCCCGCCCAGCCGTGACGCGCCGCCTCGTCCTGCTCGCCGCACTCGCGGCCGCTGCCCTGACTCCCGCCCAGGCCCAGGATCGTCCCCAGCCCTCCCCCGTCGAGGCCGCCCGCGCGGCCGACCCCTACGACGTCCCGCCCCACGTCGGCTACCTCCTCCAGGCCGACGCCCTCTCCGGCCCCGAGGTGGACCCCGACGGGTTCCTCCTCCGCACCGCCCGCCTCCGCTTCGCGGGCGAGGCCAGCGCGACGGCCCGCTACTTCGTCCAGGCCGAGCTCGCCCGCGGCCCCGCCGTTCTCGACGCCCGCCTCGCCGTCCGCCTCGGCGGCCCGGTCGAGCTCGTCGCGGGGCTCTACAAGACGCCCTTCAGCCGCGAGCTCCTCACGTTCCGCGGCGCCCTGCCCGCCGCCGAGCGCGCCCGCGCCGTCCGCGCCCTCGCGCCCGGCCGCCAGGTCGGGGCGAACCTGCGGGTCACAGGCGAGAGGGGAGGGGACACGTTCCGCGCCGAGGCCGGTCTCTTCAACGGCAACGGCGGCCGCACGTTCGCCAACGACGGCGACGGGCTCCTCGCCGTCGGGCGCGCCGAGGCCGCGCTCGCCGTCCCCGTCGGGACCCTCCGCCTCGGTGCGAGCGCGGCCCGCGGGCGCGACGACGCCGCGCCGATCCCCACGCTCGACCCGGCCTTCGAGGGCACGCGCACCGTCGTCGGCGCCGACCTCGACCTGACCACGCCCCGCGTGTACGTCCTCGCCGAGGCCCTCGCCGGCCGCCTGGACGGCCCTGGGGGCGACCGCCGCCCCTGGGGCGGCGCCCTCACCGCGACGGTCGAGGCCTTCCACCACGTCCGCCTCGTCGGGCGGCTCGACCACTTCGACCCCGACGCGCCCGAGGCCCCCCACGAGAGGCCCGGGGCCGTGGACGAGCCCCACGAGGCGCCCAACCGCGTCGCCCTCGGCCTCGACCTCGAGCCACAGCCCCACGTCCGCGCCCTCGTCGACTACGGGTTCCCCACCGACGACCCCGCCCACGGCGAGGTCCGCCTCCGCCTCCAGCTCGCGCTCCGCTAAACCCCCATGTCCTTCTTCTCCCGACTCATGAACCGCTCCGACGACACCCTCGCCCCCGCCGACTTCGTCGCCCAGCGCGACCCCGAGGCGCCCGTCCTCGACGTCCGCACGCCCGACGAGTTCGCCTCCGGCCACCTCGCCGGCGCCACGAACGTTGACGTGATGGCGCCCGACTTCCAGAGCCGGGTCGCCGCCCTCGACCTCCCCACCGACACACCGGTCTACCTCTACTGCCGCTCCGGCAACCGGTCCGGCCAGGCCACCAAGGCCCTCCGGCAGATGGGCCACACCGGCGCCGTCAACGTCGGCGGGTTCGACGCGCTCGCGAAGGCCGGCGCCGAGACGGCGTAGCCCGTGGCCACGCTCCTCGACCTTCTCCACACCACCCAGGTCGGCGCCGCGCTCGCCGGCCTGGTCGTGCTTCTCCTTTTGGAGGGCGCGCACCCGTTCTTCGAGTTCTTCCGCGAGCGGAAGGAGCGGGGCCGCCACCTCGCGCGCAACCTCGTCCTGGGTGCGGTGAACAGCGCCGTCGTGGCCGTCGTCTTTGCCGGGCTCTGGGTGGCCGCCGCGGCGTGGGCGGCGGCGAACGGCTGGGGCCTCTTGCGTCTGGTCGCGCTGCCGGGCTGGCTCCACGCCATGGGGGCGGTCCTGCTCCTCGACGCGTGGACCTACGCCTGGCACCGGATGAACCACCGGATCCCGTTCCTGTGGCGCTTCCACCGCGTCCACCACTCGGACGCGCAGATGGACGTGACGACGGCGAGCCGCTTCCACACGGGCGAGATCGTGCTGTCGTCGGCGCTCCGCGTCCCGCTCATCGTGGCGCTCGGCGTGACCGCGTGGCAGCTCGTGCTCTACGAGACGCTGATGTTCGCCGTCGTCCAGTTCCACCACGCCAACATCGCGCTCCCGGAACGCGTCGAGGCCGTCGTGAACAAGCTCATCGTGACGCCGGCGATGCACAAGGTCCACCACAGCCGGTGGCAGCCCGAGACGGACTCCAACTACTCGGCGATGCTCTCCGTCTGGGACCGCCTCTTCCGCTCGTTCCGCCGCCGTGAGGCGCTCCACGAGGTGGAGCTAGGGCTGGCGGAGTTCGATGACGACCGCCACCAGTCGGTCGCCGGGATGCTCCGGACGCCGCTCGCATCCATCCAGAAACTCGACGCGTGATCCGCCGCCCGTTCTCGCCTGCGAAGGGGGAGAGAAGCCGGTGGAGCCCTGCAACGGGGGTCTCCTCTGTTCGTATTGTATCGACGTGTCATAACAGGCGTCATGGCTGAACCCGCTGCTCCCGAAAGCCCCAAACCCGGCGTCGAACGGTCGACGGCGGGCCTCGTCGTCGCGCTCTACCTCGGGGCGACGCTCTTGCTCGCCTACATCACCTACCGGGTCATCATGGAGAGCCGGGACCGCCTCGCGCCGCCGGACCCCGACCCGGCTGCGCTCGCGGCCCCGCCGCCCGCGCCCCTCGTCGCCACCCGCCTCCCGCTGTGAGCTACCTCCCGCTCCTGACCCTGCTCCTCGTCCTCGTCGTCGGCGGGGCCACGACGCTGCTGATCCTGTTCCGTGCCGACCGCGCGGGCCACTTCCGTGGCCTCGCGGCCGGTGCCACGGTCCTCTTCGACGAGGACGAGCCGCTCGGCGTCCCCCAGGACCAACTCTACGCGCCCGACGCCTCACTTCCCGACCATGAGTAAGCGATCCGAGCGCCGCGCGCGCAAGCAGGCCGCCCGCCTCGACCAGCGCCGCGACACCTACGCGACGGGCATCGACCCCGTCCACGGCGTCTGGCGCGACGGCGTCGCACCGACCAACGTCGCCACCTGGCGCCGCGACGTCGACCGCCACGTCCGCACGCCCGTCGTGGCGTTCACGCTCACGGCCGTCTTCTGGCTCCTCGTCGGCACGACGTTCGCGCTTATCGCCTCGTTCAAGTTTCAGTACCCCGACTGGATGGGGGAGACGGCCGCGATGACGTTCGGGCGCGTCCGCCCCGCCCACCTCAACACGATGATCTGGGGCTGGATCTCACCCGCGGGCGTCGCCATCGCGGTCTGGCTCTGGGGGCGCCTGCTCAAGACCGAGGTCCGCCACGTCTGGGCGCTCAACGTGAGCTGGGTCCTGTGGAACATCGGCGTCACCGTCGGCACCGTCGGCATCCTGGCGGGCTACTCGCAGGGCATTGAGTGGGTCGAGATGCCGCTCGCGGCCTTCGTCTTCCTGGTCCCGGCGCTCCTGCTCGTCGCCTACTCGCTGCTCTCGACGCTGCGCCACCGGCGCGTGGCCCACCTCTACATCTCGGTCTGGTACATCGGCGCGTCGCTCTTGTGGACGCCGGTCCTGATCGTCGCCATCCTCCTGCCGATCTACTCCGGCGTGCCGCACGCGACGGCGAACTGGTGGTTCGCCCACAACATCCTGGGGTTGTGGCTCACGCCCATCGGGCTGGGCGCGGCCTACTACCTCATCCCCAAGGTCGTCGGGCGGCCGATCTACTCGTACCACCTCTCGTACCTCGGCTTCTGGACGCTGGCGCTGTTCTACAACTGGGCGGGCGTCCACCACTTGGTCGGCGGGCCGCCGCCGCAGTGGGTGGTCACGGTGTCGATCGTGTTCTCGGTCATGATGATCATCCCGGTCATCATCGTGGGGCTCAACCACCACATGACGGCTTTCCCGCGCATCAAGCGCGTGATCTGGAGCCCCACGCTCCGCTTCGTGGTCTTCGGCGCGGTGAGCTACACCGTGGTCTCGCTCCAGGGCGCGATGCAGGCGCTCCGGTTCTGGCAGGAGGTGACGCACTTCACGCACTACACCATCGCGCACTCGCACATCGGCGTCTACGCCTTCGTGACGATGATCGCCTACGGCGCGCTCTACTACCTCCTGCCGCGCGTGACGGGCTGGGAGTGGAAGAGCAAGCGGCTCATCTCGCTCCACTTCTGGACGACCGCCGTCGGCATCTCGCTCTACATCGTCGGGCTGACCGCCGGTGGCGTGCTCCAGGGCTTCCTGATGAACAACCCCGACGTGCCGTTCATGGAGATCGTCGAGACGATGAAGCCGTTCCTGTGGAGCCGCTCCATCGCGGGCGTGCTCATGACCGTCGGCCACCTCGCGTTCGCCTACCTCGTCTGGGAGATCGTCCGCAAAAAGGGCGAGCGCCCCCCAGGCCCGGTCTTTTTCCGCCAGCCGCCCGCGGGCGTCTACCGCATGATGACGGGCGCCGACCCCGACACGGGCGACGGGTCGGCCGCGCACCCCGTCCCCGCCCCCTAGCGCCATGATCACCCGAGCCTCCCTCATCTTCCTCGGCGCCCTGGCGGCCATCCTGATGAGCTTCACGGCGCTCGCCGTGCTGCCCGCCGCCCAACTCGCCACCATCGAGCCCACGCCGGGCACGGAGGAGTACTACGGTCCGACCCGCCGGGGCCGCGAGGTCTACGTCCGCGAGGGCTGCGTCTACTGCCACAGCCAGCAGGTCCGCCCGCCAGACTTCGGCGCCGACATCGAGCGCGGGTGGGGACAGCGCGGCTCGCTCCCGGGCGACTACGTCTACGACTACCCGCACGTGATGGGCACGATGCGGACCGGCCCCGACCTCCACGACATCGCGAGCCGCCAGCCGTCGGCCGACTGGCACCACGCCCACCTCTACAACCCGCGCTCGGTCAGCCCCGGATCGGTCATGGCGCCCTACCCGTGGCTCTACCGCGTCGTCGAGGTCCGCGGCGACGGCCCCGATAACGCCGTCCCGCTGCCGCCCGAGTACGCGCCCGGCGAGGGGTTCGCCGTGATCCCGACCGAGGAGGCTGAGGACCTCTTCGCCTACCTCATGACGCTCAAGCTGGAGGCCGTCGACACGCCCGCGTCCGACGCCGCCGGCGCCACCGAGTAATCCGACCGAGTAATCCGACCGCGTAATCCCATGGCCGACTCCACCCTTCCCGGCGACGCCGACGCCCCGCGCCCCGAGGACGCCGCCGTGCCTACCTCGGACGAGGCCCAGGCCCGCGCGGCCCAGGCCGGAGCCGCCCAGCCCGCGCTCGCGCCTGCGGGCGCCGCGCAGCAGACCGAGCAGGCCGAGCCGCTCGACTTGCTGAGCCCGTACTACCGCGAGCAGAACCTCGCCGCTGAGGGCGCCGAGGCGCCCCCGTTCGCGCTCTGGGTCACCATCTTCGGCGTCGTGCTGTTCTCGGTGTTCTACCTCGGCGCCAACGTCGGCGACTTCTCGACCTACCCGTGGCTCCAGCAGCCACAGGCCGCCGGCGTCGCCGCCGCCGCGGCGCCCGTCGCCGTCGACGGCGCCCAGCTCTACACCTCGCGGTGCGCCAACTGCCACCAGGCCGACGGCACCGGCGTCGCGAATGTCAACCCGCCGCTGGCGGGCTCGTCCTGGGTGACAGGCGACAAGGGCGTGCTCATCCGCATCCTGCTCCACGGCATGAACGGGCCGGTCGAGGTGCTCGGCGCCACCTACAACGGCAACATGCCCGCCTGGGCCATCCTGTCCGACGAGGAGATCGCCGCCGTGACGACGCACGAGCGGACGAGCTGGGGGAACGCGGCCGAGCCCATCACGGCCGCAGAGGTCGCGGCCATCCGCGAGCTGACCGCCTCGCGGTCCCAGCCCTGGACCGCCGCCGAGCTCCAGGACCCCGCCAACCAGGGCGTCCCGGCCGGGGCCGCCCCCGAGGCGGACGCGCCAGAGGCCTCGGGCGACGACGCGCCCCCGGACTCCGCCGCCGCGGACGCATGACGCGCTGCGCCCACTGCGACCTCCCCGTGCTGGGGACTGGCGCCACGGGCGATTCTGACGGACCCCTCGCCGGGGCCGTCTACTGCTGCACCGGCTGCCTGATGGTCGCCGACCTCCTGGGCGACGATCCCGACGAGCGCACGCCCGAGCAGCGCGCGCTCCTCTACCGCCTGTTTGTCGGCGTCCTCGCGGCCGGATTCACGATGACAGTCTCGGTCGCCATCGCGTCGGGCTACGGGTTCGGCGCGCTCCGCACGCTCGACACGGGCTGGGACGCGGCCCACTGGGCGCTCCTGGCCGCCGCGCTCCCGGCGCTGGCGCTCTTGGGCCCGCCCGTCTGGGGTGCCGCCTGGCAGAGCCTCCGCGCGCGTCGCCTGTCGCTGGAGGTTTTGTTCGCGCTCGGCACGCTCGCCGCCGTCGCCGCGAGCGCCGTGTCCTACGCCCGCGGCTCCGGCCCGGTCTACCTCGAGACGGCCGCGATGCTGCTCGCGCTCTACACGCTCGGCCGCTACCTCGACGCCCGCACGCGCGGCCAGACGACGCGCGTGCTCCGCCGCCTGCTCGACGTGCCCACGGCCGACGTCGAGCGGCTCACGGACAGCGGCGCCGAGTCCGTGTCGCCCCAGACCCTCGCCGTCGGTGACCGCGTGCGCTTGCGCGCGGGCGACGTGGTGCCCGTCGACGGCGTGGTCGAGGACGGCCGCGCGCTCGCCGACACCGCCGCGCTCACGGGTGAGGCTGGGCCGTCGCCTCTGGCGCCCGGCGACTCGGTGCTTGCGGGCACGCTGCTCCTCGACGCCCCGCTCGTCGTTCGCGTCACGGCGACGGGCGAGGAGCGGCACCTGGCTCGCGTCGAGCGCTTGATGCACCGGGCGATGGCCCAGCCCACGCGCGTCGCCGACGCGACCGACCGCGCGCTGCGCTGGCTCATCCCAGCGGTCGTCGTCCTCGCGCTCGCGACGTTTGCTGGGTGGACGTGGGCGGCGGGCTTCGAGCGCGGCCTCTACGCCGGGCTCTCGGTCGTCCTCATCGCGTGCCCGTGCGCGCTCGGGCTGGCGGTCCCGCTCGCGCTCCACGTCGCGCTCGGCGAGGCCACGCGGCGCGGCGTCCTGGTCCGCTCCGGCCAGTCCCTCCTGGACCTCGCGGGCGTCCGTGCCGCCGTGCTCGACAAAACGGGCACGCTCGCCCAGCCCGGCCGCGTCGTCTCGGTCGGTATTCCCGCCGCCCGGCTCACGCCTGGCCAGGGCGACGGCCACGCCGGATCGCCGCCGCTGCCCGCCGACACCTGGCTTGCGGCGGCGGCGGCCGTCGAGGGCGGCGTCGACCACCCGCTCGCGCGCGCCGTCCGCGCCGAGGCCCAGGCCCGCGCCCTGGCGCTCCCCGCCGTCTCCGACGCCCGGTCGCTCCCCGGCCTGGGCGTCGAGGCCACCGTCGCCTTGCCCGGCGGCCCGGCCCGCGTGGCCGTCGGCCACCCGAGCCTCCTGGCTCTCGGGCACCCCGCGCGTGTCGTCGCCGACCGGCTGGGGCAGGGGGGAGGCCGCGCCCTCGTCGTCACCGCCGACCGCCAGCCCGTCGCGCTCCTCTCCGTCGAAGAAGCCCCGGTCGAGGGCGCGACCCAGGCCG is a window from the Rubricoccus marinus genome containing:
- a CDS encoding high-potential iron-sulfur protein, with amino-acid sequence MSTTRRQFLSRAAVAGVALGAPSLLAACGSGDPRSASGCDGYSALTPQELQARQGLNYVDASPKPAQLCSNCMHYTAPAEGACGGCKLFAGPVLAGGYCTAWAAQAS
- the trxA gene encoding thioredoxin, which codes for MSDRFQTDVLDKSHEKPVLVDFWAPWCGPCRVLGPTLERLAKESQGRWRLVKVNSDHHPDLARRYGVRGIPAVKLFVDGTVEAEFTGAIPEPALRRWLDEHVPTPS
- a CDS encoding Tll0287-like domain-containing protein: MTARAALVLLVLAGCASEPSSPADGPPPTEAQTPEEARVEAAVAAIDSMRAARAASISPDETVDAETFARVCKPVGMRARALADSTGWTVRQAAIRFRNPANAATPAEAALHERFEADPALAHVWADAPGGRLYARRITVTAGCAACHGPRDDRPAFVAERYPDDRAYGFQPGDLRGVYAVFVPAQP
- a CDS encoding porin, coding for MTRRLVLLAALAAAALTPAQAQDRPQPSPVEAARAADPYDVPPHVGYLLQADALSGPEVDPDGFLLRTARLRFAGEASATARYFVQAELARGPAVLDARLAVRLGGPVELVAGLYKTPFSRELLTFRGALPAAERARAVRALAPGRQVGANLRVTGERGGDTFRAEAGLFNGNGGRTFANDGDGLLAVGRAEAALAVPVGTLRLGASAARGRDDAAPIPTLDPAFEGTRTVVGADLDLTTPRVYVLAEALAGRLDGPGGDRRPWGGALTATVEAFHHVRLVGRLDHFDPDAPEAPHERPGAVDEPHEAPNRVALGLDLEPQPHVRALVDYGFPTDDPAHGEVRLRLQLALR
- a CDS encoding rhodanese-like domain-containing protein → MSFFSRLMNRSDDTLAPADFVAQRDPEAPVLDVRTPDEFASGHLAGATNVDVMAPDFQSRVAALDLPTDTPVYLYCRSGNRSGQATKALRQMGHTGAVNVGGFDALAKAGAETA
- a CDS encoding sterol desaturase family protein; its protein translation is MATLLDLLHTTQVGAALAGLVVLLLLEGAHPFFEFFRERKERGRHLARNLVLGAVNSAVVAVVFAGLWVAAAAWAAANGWGLLRLVALPGWLHAMGAVLLLDAWTYAWHRMNHRIPFLWRFHRVHHSDAQMDVTTASRFHTGEIVLSSALRVPLIVALGVTAWQLVLYETLMFAVVQFHHANIALPERVEAVVNKLIVTPAMHKVHHSRWQPETDSNYSAMLSVWDRLFRSFRRREALHEVELGLAEFDDDRHQSVAGMLRTPLASIQKLDA
- a CDS encoding cbb3-type cytochrome c oxidase subunit I encodes the protein MSKRSERRARKQAARLDQRRDTYATGIDPVHGVWRDGVAPTNVATWRRDVDRHVRTPVVAFTLTAVFWLLVGTTFALIASFKFQYPDWMGETAAMTFGRVRPAHLNTMIWGWISPAGVAIAVWLWGRLLKTEVRHVWALNVSWVLWNIGVTVGTVGILAGYSQGIEWVEMPLAAFVFLVPALLLVAYSLLSTLRHRRVAHLYISVWYIGASLLWTPVLIVAILLPIYSGVPHATANWWFAHNILGLWLTPIGLGAAYYLIPKVVGRPIYSYHLSYLGFWTLALFYNWAGVHHLVGGPPPQWVVTVSIVFSVMMIIPVIIVGLNHHMTAFPRIKRVIWSPTLRFVVFGAVSYTVVSLQGAMQALRFWQEVTHFTHYTIAHSHIGVYAFVTMIAYGALYYLLPRVTGWEWKSKRLISLHFWTTAVGISLYIVGLTAGGVLQGFLMNNPDVPFMEIVETMKPFLWSRSIAGVLMTVGHLAFAYLVWEIVRKKGERPPGPVFFRQPPAGVYRMMTGADPDTGDGSAAHPVPAP
- a CDS encoding cbb3-type cytochrome c oxidase subunit II; translation: MITRASLIFLGALAAILMSFTALAVLPAAQLATIEPTPGTEEYYGPTRRGREVYVREGCVYCHSQQVRPPDFGADIERGWGQRGSLPGDYVYDYPHVMGTMRTGPDLHDIASRQPSADWHHAHLYNPRSVSPGSVMAPYPWLYRVVEVRGDGPDNAVPLPPEYAPGEGFAVIPTEEAEDLFAYLMTLKLEAVDTPASDAAGATE
- a CDS encoding c-type cytochrome; translation: MADSTLPGDADAPRPEDAAVPTSDEAQARAAQAGAAQPALAPAGAAQQTEQAEPLDLLSPYYREQNLAAEGAEAPPFALWVTIFGVVLFSVFYLGANVGDFSTYPWLQQPQAAGVAAAAAPVAVDGAQLYTSRCANCHQADGTGVANVNPPLAGSSWVTGDKGVLIRILLHGMNGPVEVLGATYNGNMPAWAILSDEEIAAVTTHERTSWGNAAEPITAAEVAAIRELTASRSQPWTAAELQDPANQGVPAGAAPEADAPEASGDDAPPDSAAADA
- a CDS encoding heavy metal translocating P-type ATPase, giving the protein MTRCAHCDLPVLGTGATGDSDGPLAGAVYCCTGCLMVADLLGDDPDERTPEQRALLYRLFVGVLAAGFTMTVSVAIASGYGFGALRTLDTGWDAAHWALLAAALPALALLGPPVWGAAWQSLRARRLSLEVLFALGTLAAVAASAVSYARGSGPVYLETAAMLLALYTLGRYLDARTRGQTTRVLRRLLDVPTADVERLTDSGAESVSPQTLAVGDRVRLRAGDVVPVDGVVEDGRALADTAALTGEAGPSPLAPGDSVLAGTLLLDAPLVVRVTATGEERHLARVERLMHRAMAQPTRVADATDRALRWLIPAVVVLALATFAGWTWAAGFERGLYAGLSVVLIACPCALGLAVPLALHVALGEATRRGVLVRSGQSLLDLAGVRAAVLDKTGTLAQPGRVVSVGIPAARLTPGQGDGHAGSPPLPADTWLAAAAAVEGGVDHPLARAVRAEAQARALALPAVSDARSLPGLGVEATVALPGGPARVAVGHPSLLALGHPARVVADRLGQGGGRALVVTADRQPVALLSVEEAPVEGATQAVEALRAAGLHVEVLSGDRDAAVQAFTAPLGVEGRGAATPEAKLDRVRHLQATVGPTLVLGDGTNDAAALAAADVGVALARGTALAVEAADVTLYGRDLSALPWLLDLARRTRRTVRLNLVWTFGYNAVGLALAVAGLLHPLVAVVVMVLSSAFVTATALRLRQPDAP